One part of the Deltaproteobacteria bacterium genome encodes these proteins:
- a CDS encoding NAD(P)H-dependent oxidoreductase subunit E has protein sequence MTRVPQGSSFKGMDREKLLILLKQAQRESACISREFIVETARSLDMPINEIYGLASFYSFLSTKPQGRNIIRVCKSLPCYLQDSGMIIECVQGVIGVTPGETTADGRFSFELTNCIGACDIAPAMLVNDDVHGHLTPGRIKQILKAYK, from the coding sequence CCACAGGGTTCTTCCTTCAAAGGCATGGACCGCGAGAAGCTTTTGATATTGCTCAAGCAGGCACAGAGAGAATCTGCCTGTATTTCCCGGGAGTTTATCGTCGAAACAGCCCGGTCTTTGGATATGCCCATTAATGAAATATACGGGCTAGCTTCCTTTTATTCCTTTCTTTCGACCAAACCGCAAGGCAGAAACATTATCAGGGTCTGCAAGAGCCTCCCATGCTACCTGCAAGACTCCGGGATGATCATTGAATGCGTCCAGGGCGTAATCGGCGTCACTCCCGGGGAAACCACGGCTGACGGGAGGTTCTCCTTTGAGTTGACCAACTGCATCGGCGCTTGCGATATTGCCCCGGCCATGCTGGTAAATGATGACGTTCACGGCCATCTGACCCCAGGA